In Ahaetulla prasina isolate Xishuangbanna chromosome 10, ASM2864084v1, whole genome shotgun sequence, the genomic window atcccagctgagccgtgcgatcatcaggggctttttttttttacttttaaaagcatttttttggccgaagaaaaaaatgcttttaaaagtaaaaaaaaaaacaaccctttgatgatcgcgcagctcagctggatatggcggtggggcagggatttttgctattggttctccgaaccacctgccaccatcgctaccggattgggagatccggtccgaaccgggagcatttcgcccCAGGGCTATCtcaaaaaagtcaacttattctccaaagcaccagaagacgagacaagaaacaatggatggaaactaatcaaagagagacccGATCTagcactgaggagaaatttcctaacagtgagaacaattaaccagaagttgtgggtgctccacgacgacaggtgggggtggggggcttttaATAAGAGgttgtacaaccatttgtctggaatggtataggggtctcctgcttgagcagggggttggactagaagatctccaaggtcccttccaattccgttTTTCCGTTATGGGCATCACCAAATAAGCCTCAAAATAACTGATCTCTTTCACTTTTTGCGACTTTCAATCAAGGCTTTCACATCATGCGTTTTCGAGAAGGAAATGGAGGTTTCTAGAGAAGGAAATGGAGGTGTTTTTTGTTattggattttgtgtgtgtgtgtgtgtttgttcgtGCGCGCgctttcaagtcagtgttgagttCTGGTGACTATTTGGGCAACTCCCTGCACTTCTCTTTGCAAGGATTTTCAGGAAGTGGTTTGTCAtcgcctcctttctagggctgagagaaactgactggcccaaggtcacccactgACTTTATGTCTAAGGGGGGGGGGGCACGACtagatctcccagtttctattgTGATGCTTTTACCAGCAACCCAAACTGGCTGACTTTTtacaagagaaagaaatagactTTGTTGCCTTCCCTGCTCATGGGAACACTGGCCAGTTTTTCATATCCTCAATCCAGTCAATGTACGCGAACTAGAATCACTAACCTGGAAGCTACATTGCAAGCCAGCATAGTCTTCTCACATACCACCAACTACTAGATGGTACATGAAGCCTACGTTCAAGATATCTATTGCTACCTTGTTATGTACTATAGGAGAGGGGGGAGAAGTTTGTTTGTTGGCTTGTttgtttataagtaactcaagggggCCAACGTACCTAATTACTTCGTCCTTCtctcacaacaaccaccctgtgaagtgGCCCAAGGACACCCATCTGACttacatgcctaaagtgggattagaactcaccgtgtcctggcgattggcccaaattcacccaattggctgtcatgcctaaggtgggactagaactcaccgtctcctggcgattggcccaaagtcacccaattggctgtcatgcctaaggtgggactagaactcaccgtttcctggcgattggcccaaagtcacccaattggctgtcatgcctaaggtgggactagaactcaccgtgtcctggcgattggcccaaagtcacccaattggctttcatgcccaaggtgggactagaactcactgtttcctggcgattggcccaaagtcacccaattggctttcatgcccaaggtgggactagaactcactgtttcctggcgattggcccaaagtcacccaattggctttcatgcctaaagtgggactagaactcaccgtttcctggcgattggcccaaagtcacccaattggctttcatgcccaaggtgggactagaactcaccatttcctggcgattggcccaaagtcacccaattggcgttcatgcctaaggtgggactagaactcactgtctcctggtttctagcttggtccCTTTACCACCAAAACACCAgacttggttggttggttggttggttagttggttggttgatGGAGTGGCTGGCTTATGGCCCCAAATAACTTGACTATTGGCTTGGGTGTTTCCTTCTCCACCCAACCTGAGAGTCTATCACTTGTTCTCTTGACTCGAGCAGTGGCATGCAGTCATATGTCAAAAAATATGTCAAAACGCCAAGATGGGGCTAGAAAGGGAAGTCTAGCAGAATGGGCTGGGCTGAACACAGAGAGCATCCATATATGGAATCCCCTTCTCAGGCCTCCTCCCTCCTTTGATGGAGAACTTCAGGGTGGGGCATGGTGTGGTTAGCAAGAGTTGCAGAGAAAAAGCTACGAGACTGAAATAACTTTGTggtttcccctcccttctcccccccaTCCCACTTACttctttgcaggttgcatccTAAGCGGTTTGTTGCAGCTGGTGGCAGCTCAGGGAAATTTAACTGTGGCTTCTGTACCTAAACACCCCATCCAGGGTCAAAGTATCATCCTGAATCCCATGAATATCCGGGAGGGATCTGTACAATGCGAGTGGACGCAGCCTTCTGGgaacaaaattatttttgccTCCGGTACAAAACTGAACACGGCTAACGCTTCCCAAGTCGTCGTGGTACATCAGAATTGTTCCTTGACTATCAAAAATCTGAGGTCATCGGATCGAGGAATGTATACAGTCAGAGTTACTGTTCCTCCTGCAAAGCAGCAAGGGACGGAACCAGAGGTCTATGTCGGTTTCATTTCTCTGATTTTTTGTGGTAAGTTTTCAAAAGTCATCTCCCAGACTGTATTCACCCCGGTAATGCCtaatctcaggggtgaaatctgaaccggtttactaccggtttgctgggtgcgcatgcgcagtccaTACTACGCCCCAAATTCAAGGTGCGCATGTATGCAGTGcacggcaaaaggaggcatggggtaggtAGAACAGCGCGCGCTAATAATatattcttatattattattattaacacgctctgatgctaatgagttagacgttctactccccctcccaagttgaaaataactctggagagaaggggacagcatagggacaggcttctgtggggcacgcCTCATGGAGAAGaaagggctagaaagcctgagggagagaaggggagaggataggagatgtttctgtggggcaaggctaagggagagatggggagaggataggggaggcttctgtggggcaaggctgagggagagaaggggctagaaagcctgagggagagaaggggagaggataggagatgtttctgtggggcaaggctgagggagagacggggagaggataggggaggcttctgtggggcaaggctgagggagagaaggggctagaaagcctgagggagagaaggggagaggataggagatgtttctgtggggcaaggctgagggagagaagaggataggataggggaggattcaagctgtaagtgttgatttatcaagcccgatcacatagtttcgtagtgaaGCACGGGGatccagcaaataaataaataaataaataaataaataaataaataaataaataaataaataaataaataaataaataaataaataaataaataaataaataaataaataaataaataaataataacagagttggaagggaccttggaggtcttctagttcaacctcctgcttaggcaggaaaccctacaccatctcagtcagatggttatccaacatcttcttaaaaacttccagtgttgaagcattcacagcttctggaggcaagttgttccactgatcaattgttctaactgtcaggaaatttctccttagttctaagttgcttctttccttgatcagtttccacccattgcttcttgttctaccctcaggtgctttggagaacagcccgactccctcttctttgtggcagcccctgagacattggaacactgctatcatgtcacccctagtccttcttttcattaaattagacatacccagttcctgcaaccgttcttcctatgttttagtcttcagtcccctaatcatctttgttgctcttctctgcactctttctagagtctcaacatcttttttacatcgtggcggccaaaactggatgcagtattccaagtgtggccttaccaaggcattataaagtggcactaacacttcacgtgatcttgattctatccctctgtttatgcagcccagaactttgttgtcttttttggcagctgctgcatacggctggctcctatctaaatggttgtccactaggactccaagatccctctcacagttactactattgagcaaggtaccacatatgcagtaccagtgcattttgttttttgttttttttacctaaatgtagaaccttacttttttcactgttgaatttcattttgttagatagcacccagtgttcaggtctgtcaagatccttctgtatctgataaataaataaaataaaataatgggatGTTCTTTTAATTACCTTGATTTGCAGATGAAATCCATATCACTATCAATACCACAAGTCCCCTTGTTGGCCAGCATGTCACGCTGAGTCCCCGAGGCATCCCAGACACATTTAACTTCTGCCAATGGAAACAAAAGACCCAGTCTGGAGTGGAGAAAGTATTCCAAAATTTTGGAGAAGTGTCTCCAAACAAGCAACAGAACCAGCAACAGACGATCAAACGTGGCTGTACCTTGCATCTGAACCAGATAACCGTCGCTGATTCTGGAAACTACTCTGTTTATGTCAACGTGTCTTCAAACCAAAACTCCGGCAAAGGGACGGGAACCAGACAGCAGAACACGTGCTATCAAAGCCAGATGCAGTTAAGGGTCAGAACGAGTGGTatgtattgttttattctggtcaCTGAACTGAGATGAAGATTTgagtc contains:
- the LOC131204638 gene encoding uncharacterized protein LOC131204638 yields the protein MEPFRSQMGPQTALFLAGCILSGLLQLVAAQGNLTVASVPKHPIQGQSIILNPMNIREGSVQCEWTQPSGNKIIFASGTKLNTANASQVVVVHQNCSLTIKNLRSSDRGMYTVRVTVPPAKQQGTEPEVYVGFISLIFCDEIHITINTTSPLVGQHVTLSPRGIPDTFNFCQWKQKTQSGVEKVFQNFGEVSPNKQQNQQQTIKRGCTLHLNQITVADSGNYSVYVNVSSNQNSGKGTGTRQQNTCYQSQMQLRVRTSGSAAVKYSTGIIAGALLGSLTWTSSLSLVPLLFGVLSQSFPKC